From one Streptomyces spiramyceticus genomic stretch:
- a CDS encoding DUF397 domain-containing protein, giving the protein MNTNPPPQWVKSTYSGPEGGNCLEWDPSAAAASGLVPVRDSKTPQGPALVFPAAAFNSFVSAVRDEEFLPR; this is encoded by the coding sequence GTGAACACGAATCCGCCCCCGCAGTGGGTCAAGTCCACTTACAGCGGCCCCGAAGGCGGCAACTGCCTTGAGTGGGACCCGTCCGCCGCTGCTGCCTCAGGTCTTGTGCCCGTCCGTGACAGCAAGACCCCTCAAGGTCCGGCCCTCGTCTTCCCCGCCGCCGCGTTCAACTCGTTCGTCTCTGCCGTCCGTGATGAGGAGTTCCTGCCCCGGTAG
- a CDS encoding helix-turn-helix domain-containing protein: protein MGLEQSSEGAPSPRQQFAEALRSARELHPGSTLSQTDLARKARTSKSTISRVETGTGPIPPELPPLFDQVFATDGLFKRLYEDTVAQSFPELYRRRMALEREAVAVWEWSPTIVPGLLQTGGYARAILRKGDPRASDREISANVGARLARQDVLRGAAPPDVRVVLCESVIRRRVGTHEVMRDQLATLLAHGERATTRIQILPLDAEAHLLIEWPVTFLTGPNHVTMVCVEAYRSAAIIDDQEPVRAAVRAYDGVTSEALSARDSADLIRDQMESL from the coding sequence ATGGGCTTAGAGCAATCGTCCGAAGGGGCGCCGAGCCCACGCCAGCAGTTCGCAGAGGCGCTCAGAAGCGCAAGGGAACTACACCCAGGGAGCACGCTTTCCCAGACTGATCTAGCCAGGAAGGCTCGGACCTCGAAGAGCACGATCAGCCGTGTTGAGACCGGAACAGGGCCAATCCCGCCCGAGCTGCCACCCCTGTTCGATCAGGTCTTTGCGACCGACGGACTGTTCAAGCGCCTGTACGAGGACACCGTCGCCCAGTCGTTTCCTGAGCTTTACCGGCGACGAATGGCCCTGGAAAGGGAGGCAGTAGCGGTATGGGAGTGGTCACCCACCATCGTCCCGGGGCTGCTTCAGACAGGCGGGTATGCGCGGGCCATCCTGCGGAAGGGTGACCCGAGGGCGAGTGACCGGGAGATCTCAGCAAATGTGGGCGCCCGGCTGGCGCGTCAAGATGTGCTGAGAGGGGCTGCGCCGCCTGATGTCCGCGTGGTCCTCTGCGAATCCGTGATCAGACGGCGCGTGGGCACTCATGAGGTGATGCGGGACCAACTCGCCACGCTGCTTGCTCATGGTGAGCGAGCGACCACTCGCATCCAGATCCTTCCGCTGGACGCTGAGGCACACCTACTCATCGAGTGGCCGGTCACGTTCCTGACGGGACCAAATCACGTGACTATGGTCTGTGTTGAGGCATACCGTAGCGCCGCGATCATTGACGATCAGGAGCCCGTTCGAGCTGCGGTACGCGCCTACGATGGCGTTACGAGCGAGGCGCTTTCAGCACGGGACAGCGCGGACCTCATCAGAGACCAGATGGAGAGCCTGTGA